The following are from one region of the Pelagibius sp. CAU 1746 genome:
- a CDS encoding multidrug effflux MFS transporter codes for MSDTSLAKPALRLPEFVALFSLTTSLIAFSIDAILPALSDMGTALAVGDPNDTQLIVTLFIFGMVFGELFFGPLSDAIGRKKAILLGLAIYGAGTVIAMTAGSLEQMLLGRIVQGVGVSGPKIASRALIRDQFEGAAMARIMSFIMMVFILVPMLAPALGQAILAVADWRGIFNVFLAIAAVVALWLQVRQPETLTPERRIRFSLASILANGLLILRHGPVMAYTFAAGLVFGALLLYLSTVQAIFTDLYGVGDRFALYFAIIALSVGLASFSNSQLVMRHGMYRLSTAALAGLIIFAGLLLAVARGHGGVPPFPLFMALCFAVFFCNGLLFGNLNAMAMQSLGRVAGLGASMIASISSLVAVVLSIVIGRFYDQTVVPLAIGFLIAGACSLALVLAAGRGRQGEI; via the coding sequence ATGTCCGACACCAGCCTCGCCAAACCGGCCCTGCGCCTGCCTGAATTCGTCGCGCTGTTCTCGCTGACGACCTCGCTGATCGCTTTCAGCATCGACGCGATCCTGCCGGCGCTGAGCGACATGGGTACGGCGCTGGCCGTAGGCGATCCCAACGACACCCAGCTCATCGTCACGCTCTTCATCTTCGGCATGGTCTTCGGCGAGCTGTTCTTCGGGCCGCTGTCGGACGCCATCGGGCGCAAGAAGGCGATCCTCCTGGGTCTCGCGATCTATGGCGCCGGCACCGTCATCGCCATGACCGCCGGCTCGCTGGAGCAGATGCTGCTGGGGCGCATCGTCCAGGGGGTCGGCGTCTCCGGCCCGAAGATCGCCAGCCGGGCGCTGATCCGCGACCAGTTCGAGGGCGCGGCCATGGCGCGCATCATGTCCTTCATCATGATGGTCTTCATCCTGGTGCCCATGCTGGCGCCGGCGCTGGGCCAGGCGATACTGGCCGTCGCCGACTGGCGCGGCATCTTCAACGTCTTCCTGGCCATCGCCGCCGTGGTTGCCCTGTGGCTGCAGGTCCGCCAGCCGGAAACGCTCACGCCTGAGCGGCGTATCCGCTTTTCCCTGGCATCGATCCTGGCCAACGGCCTGCTGATCCTGCGCCACGGTCCGGTCATGGCCTACACCTTCGCCGCCGGCTTGGTCTTCGGCGCGCTGCTGCTGTATCTCAGCACCGTCCAGGCCATCTTCACCGACCTCTACGGTGTCGGCGACCGCTTCGCCCTCTATTTCGCAATCATCGCGCTCAGCGTCGGTCTGGCCTCCTTCTCCAACAGTCAATTGGTCATGCGACACGGCATGTACCGCCTCTCGACCGCCGCCCTGGCGGGGCTGATCATCTTCGCCGGCCTGTTGCTCGCGGTGGCGCGCGGCCATGGCGGTGTGCCGCCCTTCCCGCTCTTCATGGCGCTCTGTTTCGCCGTCTTCTTCTGCAACGGCCTGCTGTTCGGCAATCTCAACGCCATGGCCATGCAGTCGCTGGGCCGCGTCGCCGGGCTCGGCGCTTCAATGATCGCCTCGATCTCCAGCCTGGTCGCCGTGGTCCTCTCCATCGTCATCGGGCGCTTCTACGACCAGACGGTGGTGCCGCTCGCCATCGGCTTCCTCATCGCCGGCGCCTGCTCCCTGGCTCTGGTGCTGGCGGCAGGGCGCGGCCGCCAGGGCGAGATCTGA
- a CDS encoding mandelate racemase/muconate lactonizing enzyme family protein → MTIIARIDVSHHRLPLDPPFVASWDGRPRQHFDVTVVRVTDNEGRVGIGSGDLLLGLQGHEDLFIGQDPRRVERHYEVLSHIQFHYGRCWPLDLALWDLTGKITGEPVWRLLGGRSDRVRAYASSGVLRDPKAMAETAERFAEAGFGAMKVRFHRGHRGGDWRDDIAALESVRERVGARLELMVDCNQGWRMPWDTEAPWTLKDAIAVARELERLDVYWMEEPLHRADRDGLKRLRNSVDLRIAGGEMTRELYEFRDLIAEGCLDVVQPDCALVGGITGLRRVAVMAREFGIAFTPHTWSNGFGVVANTHLAAGLGEAAFIEFPFDPPEWSLERRDYLLTQPFAQKDGWLQLGEAPGFGVELDEATLAATKIG, encoded by the coding sequence ATGACGATCATCGCCCGCATCGACGTCAGCCACCACCGCCTGCCCCTGGACCCGCCTTTCGTGGCGAGTTGGGACGGCCGCCCGCGCCAGCACTTCGACGTCACCGTGGTGCGGGTCACCGACAACGAGGGGCGCGTCGGCATCGGCTCGGGCGACCTGCTGCTCGGCCTGCAGGGACACGAGGACCTCTTCATCGGCCAGGACCCCCGCCGCGTGGAGCGCCACTACGAGGTGCTGTCCCACATCCAGTTCCACTACGGGCGCTGCTGGCCGCTGGATTTGGCGCTCTGGGACCTGACCGGCAAGATCACGGGAGAGCCGGTGTGGCGCCTGCTGGGCGGGCGCAGCGACCGGGTGCGGGCCTATGCCTCCTCCGGCGTGCTGCGCGACCCCAAGGCCATGGCGGAGACCGCCGAGCGCTTCGCCGAAGCCGGCTTCGGCGCCATGAAGGTCCGCTTCCATCGAGGGCATCGCGGGGGCGACTGGCGCGACGACATCGCGGCGCTGGAATCCGTGCGCGAGCGGGTCGGTGCTCGATTGGAGCTGATGGTGGACTGCAACCAGGGTTGGCGCATGCCCTGGGACACCGAGGCCCCCTGGACGCTGAAGGACGCCATCGCCGTGGCGCGGGAACTGGAGCGCCTGGACGTCTACTGGATGGAGGAGCCGCTGCACCGCGCCGACCGCGACGGGCTGAAACGCCTGCGGAATTCCGTCGACCTGCGCATCGCCGGCGGTGAGATGACGCGCGAGCTCTACGAGTTCCGCGACCTCATCGCCGAGGGTTGCCTCGATGTGGTGCAGCCCGACTGCGCCCTGGTCGGCGGCATCACCGGCCTGCGCCGGGTGGCGGTCATGGCGCGGGAGTTCGGTATCGCCTTCACGCCGCACACCTGGTCCAACGGCTTCGGCGTGGTGGCCAACACCCACCTTGCCGCCGGGCTGGGCGAAGCCGCCTTCATCGAGTTCCCCTTCGATCCGCCGGAGTGGAGCCTCGAGCGGCGCGACTATCTGCTGACCCAGCCCTTCGCCCAGAAGGACGGCTGGCTACAACTCGGCGAGGCCCCCGGCTTCGGCGTGGAGCTGGACGAGGCCACCCTGGCGGCCACAAAAATCGGATGA
- the pgl gene encoding 6-phosphogluconolactonase, with product MTIPRRDFETPDGLAAALAEAVADKLRAGLAARGTACLALSGGRTPARFFAALARQELDWSKVSVTLVDERWVQVDSPRSNEALLRRGLLQGPAAAARVVSLVTSDAGPEEGLREVTARIAALPLPFDAVVLGMGADGHTASFFPGGDRLAEAVDPAGSALVLPQRAPGAEEARITLTLPLIAAARSAYLHIEGAEKAAVLETALQGGPLTDMPVRAVLRHPGLPLEIYWCP from the coding sequence ATGACTATACCGCGTCGCGACTTCGAGACGCCGGATGGCTTGGCCGCGGCGCTGGCGGAAGCGGTGGCCGACAAACTGCGGGCGGGGCTGGCGGCGCGCGGCACGGCCTGCCTGGCGCTTTCCGGCGGCCGCACGCCGGCGCGCTTCTTCGCCGCCCTGGCGCGCCAGGAACTCGACTGGTCCAAGGTCTCGGTGACTCTGGTGGACGAGCGTTGGGTGCAAGTGGACAGCCCGCGCTCCAACGAGGCCCTGCTGCGCCGTGGCCTGTTGCAGGGGCCCGCGGCGGCGGCACGGGTGGTGAGCCTGGTGACCTCCGATGCCGGCCCGGAAGAGGGGCTGCGCGAGGTGACGGCCCGCATCGCGGCCTTGCCCTTGCCTTTCGACGCCGTCGTTCTCGGGATGGGGGCCGACGGGCACACGGCCTCCTTCTTTCCCGGCGGCGACCGCCTGGCGGAGGCGGTCGACCCGGCCGGCAGCGCCCTGGTGCTGCCGCAGCGCGCGCCGGGCGCGGAGGAGGCAAGGATCACCCTGACTTTGCCCCTCATCGCAGCGGCCCGGAGCGCTTATCTTCACATCGAAGGGGCGGAGAAGGCGGCGGTGCTGGAAACTGCGCTGCAGGGCGGCCCGCTGACAGATATGCCCGTGCGCGCCGTTCTGCGCCATCCCGGACTGCCGCTTGAGATCTACTGGTGCCCTTGA
- the eda gene encoding bifunctional 4-hydroxy-2-oxoglutarate aldolase/2-dehydro-3-deoxy-phosphogluconate aldolase, with protein sequence MTEGQRGIEAVLKLAPVVPVLVIDELAAAVPLARALVAGGLKAIEVTFRTPAALESIRAIAAEVEGAVVGAGTVLTARQVEQAVEAGCRFMVSPGASPDLLATVEDGPVPLLPGAATASEAMALLERGYRFQKFFPAEPAGGVAYLKALASPLAGIAFCPTGGISRASAGSYLALPNVVCVGGSWVAPGDKVAAGAWDEIEALARDAAGLTACGQEAL encoded by the coding sequence GTGACGGAAGGCCAAAGGGGGATCGAAGCGGTCCTCAAGCTGGCGCCGGTGGTGCCGGTGCTGGTGATCGACGAGTTGGCGGCGGCGGTGCCGCTGGCGCGGGCCCTGGTGGCCGGCGGTCTCAAGGCCATCGAGGTGACCTTCCGCACGCCGGCAGCGCTGGAATCGATCCGTGCCATCGCCGCCGAGGTCGAGGGTGCGGTGGTCGGCGCCGGGACGGTGCTGACGGCCAGGCAGGTGGAGCAGGCGGTCGAGGCCGGCTGCCGCTTCATGGTCTCGCCCGGCGCTTCCCCGGACCTTCTGGCGACGGTCGAGGACGGCCCGGTGCCGTTGCTGCCCGGGGCGGCCACGGCCTCGGAGGCCATGGCCCTGCTGGAGCGGGGCTACCGCTTCCAGAAATTCTTCCCGGCCGAGCCCGCGGGCGGCGTCGCTTACCTGAAGGCGCTGGCCTCGCCGTTGGCCGGCATCGCCTTCTGCCCGACCGGCGGCATCTCGCGCGCCAGCGCCGGCAGCTACCTGGCGCTGCCCAACGTGGTCTGCGTTGGCGGTTCCTGGGTGGCGCCGGGCGACAAGGTGGCCGCCGGGGCCTGGGACGAGATCGAGGCCCTGGCCCGCGATGCGGCCGGGCTGACAGCCTGCGGACAAGAAGCGTTATGA
- the zwf gene encoding glucose-6-phosphate dehydrogenase: MTAQTIPVDPFELIVFGGTGDLAFRKLLPALFHRDEAGQIVGPSRIIAVSRRRISDDEYKARTREAIERFVAPEDREPAQVEAFVDRVSYVAVDGAGQDGWEDLKARLGDTDAFVRVFYLAVNPELFGPICQGIARSGLNSPDSRVVIEKPIGKDFKTAQSVNEAVGAVFDEHQIYRIDHYLGKETVQNLMALRFANALFEPLWNNAHIDHVQITVAEDIGVEGRAAYYDTAGALRDMVQNHILQLLCLVAMEPPTSMDADAVRDEKLKVLKALTPIDGRNVERLTVRGQYAAGASAGGAVKAYAEEIGNGSLTETFVSLKAEIANWRWAGVPFYLRTGKRLASRVSEIVVAFHEIPHSIFGSDAGGVVANHLVIRLQPDEGVKLWIMIKDPGPGGMRLKHVPLDMSFAQAFGGRNPDAYERLLMDVVRGNPTLFMRRDEVDAAWRWIDPILETWRSKGDAPKPYTSGTWGPSASVALIERDGRTWYEDVA; the protein is encoded by the coding sequence TTGACCGCACAGACCATTCCCGTAGATCCCTTCGAACTGATCGTCTTCGGCGGCACCGGCGACCTGGCTTTCCGTAAGCTGCTGCCGGCGCTGTTTCACCGTGACGAGGCAGGGCAGATCGTCGGACCTAGCCGGATTATTGCCGTCTCCCGGCGCCGCATCTCGGATGACGAGTACAAGGCCCGGACCCGCGAGGCGATCGAACGCTTCGTGGCCCCGGAGGATCGCGAGCCGGCCCAGGTCGAGGCCTTCGTCGACCGTGTCAGCTATGTTGCCGTCGACGGGGCCGGGCAGGACGGCTGGGAGGATCTGAAAGCCCGGCTCGGCGACACGGACGCCTTCGTCCGGGTCTTCTATCTGGCGGTCAATCCGGAGCTCTTCGGGCCGATTTGCCAGGGCATCGCGCGCAGCGGCCTCAACAGCCCGGACTCCCGCGTGGTCATCGAGAAGCCCATCGGCAAGGACTTCAAGACCGCCCAGTCGGTCAACGAAGCGGTCGGCGCCGTCTTCGACGAGCACCAGATCTACCGCATCGACCATTACCTGGGTAAGGAGACGGTGCAGAACCTCATGGCGCTGCGCTTCGCCAACGCTCTCTTCGAACCGCTGTGGAACAACGCCCACATCGACCACGTGCAGATCACCGTGGCCGAGGACATCGGCGTCGAGGGGCGCGCGGCTTACTACGATACCGCGGGCGCCCTGCGCGACATGGTTCAGAACCATATCCTGCAGCTGCTCTGCCTGGTCGCGATGGAGCCGCCGACCTCCATGGACGCCGATGCCGTGCGCGACGAGAAGCTGAAGGTGCTGAAGGCCCTGACGCCGATCGACGGGCGAAACGTCGAGCGCCTGACGGTACGCGGGCAATATGCGGCCGGAGCCTCGGCCGGCGGCGCCGTGAAGGCCTATGCCGAGGAGATCGGCAACGGTTCCCTGACCGAGACCTTCGTCTCCCTGAAGGCGGAGATCGCCAACTGGCGCTGGGCCGGCGTGCCCTTCTACCTGCGCACCGGCAAGCGCCTGGCCAGCCGGGTGTCGGAGATCGTCGTCGCCTTCCATGAGATACCCCACTCCATCTTCGGCAGCGACGCCGGCGGCGTGGTGGCCAACCACCTGGTGATCCGCCTGCAGCCCGACGAGGGCGTGAAGTTGTGGATCATGATCAAGGACCCGGGCCCCGGCGGTATGCGCCTGAAGCACGTGCCGCTGGACATGTCTTTCGCCCAGGCCTTCGGGGGGCGCAATCCGGACGCTTATGAACGTCTCCTCATGGACGTGGTGCGCGGCAATCCGACGCTGTTCATGCGCCGCGACGAGGTCGATGCCGCCTGGCGTTGGATCGACCCCATCCTCGAGACGTGGAGGAGCAAGGGCGATGCCCCCAAGCCCTACACCTCGGGCACCTGGGGGCCCAGCGCCTCGGTGGCGCTGATCGAACGCGACGGCCGTACCTGGTACGAGGACGTGGCCTGA
- a CDS encoding sulfite exporter TauE/SafE family protein, whose product MEIYLPIAGISENLFLILGLGAGVGMLSGMFGVGGGFLLTPLLMQIGIPPPVAVASAANQVIGASVSGCMAHWARRNVDLKMGMILLLGGFAGSTVGIWVFRLLRALGQIELTISLCYVVLLGALGTLMLVDALKMFYRRGKGGTAVARGAHRHTWIHHLPYKMRFRRSKLYISALVPAGVGFFVGFLSAIMGVGGGFVMVPAMIYLIGMPSSVVVGTSLFQIIFVSANVTVLQAVTNQTVDALLALLLLVGGAVGAQIGARVGARLRTEQLRILLALMVLAMSIEVFLELAVPPEDIYSISGTAS is encoded by the coding sequence ATGGAAATCTATCTCCCCATCGCCGGCATCTCCGAGAACCTTTTTCTCATTCTCGGGCTTGGCGCGGGGGTTGGCATGCTCTCAGGCATGTTCGGCGTCGGCGGCGGTTTCCTGCTCACCCCGCTGCTCATGCAGATCGGCATCCCGCCGCCCGTGGCCGTGGCCTCGGCGGCCAATCAGGTGATCGGCGCCAGCGTATCCGGCTGCATGGCGCACTGGGCGCGGCGCAACGTCGATTTGAAGATGGGGATGATCCTGCTTCTGGGCGGCTTCGCCGGCTCGACGGTGGGAATCTGGGTGTTCCGCCTGCTGCGCGCCCTCGGCCAGATCGAACTGACCATCTCACTCTGCTACGTCGTCCTGCTGGGTGCCCTCGGCACCCTCATGCTGGTCGACGCGCTGAAGATGTTCTACCGCAGGGGCAAGGGCGGCACGGCGGTGGCGCGCGGCGCCCACCGCCACACCTGGATCCACCACCTGCCTTACAAGATGCGTTTCCGGCGCTCGAAGCTCTATATCTCGGCGCTGGTCCCGGCCGGCGTCGGCTTCTTCGTCGGCTTCCTCTCGGCCATCATGGGGGTGGGCGGCGGCTTCGTGATGGTTCCGGCGATGATCTATCTGATCGGCATGCCCTCCTCCGTGGTGGTCGGCACCTCCCTGTTCCAGATCATCTTCGTCAGTGCCAACGTCACGGTGCTGCAGGCCGTCACCAACCAAACCGTGGATGCCCTGCTTGCCCTGCTGCTGCTGGTCGGCGGTGCGGTCGGGGCACAGATCGGCGCGCGCGTCGGCGCGCGCCTGCGCACCGAGCAGTTGCGCATCCTGCTGGCCCTCATGGTGCTGGCCATGAGCATTGAAGTTTTTCTGGAGCTGGCGGTCCCGCCCGAGGATATCTACTCGATCAGCGGGACCGCTTCCTAG
- the edd gene encoding phosphogluconate dehydratase: MTLHDRVAEVTERLRARSHGSRQAYLERIRAAGESGPRRSTLSCGNLAHGFAACGLADKAALKGDVVPNLAIITAYNDMLSAHQPFERFPELIKQAARDAGGVAQLAGGVPAMCDGVTQGQPGMELSLFSRDVIAMAAAVGLSHNMFDAAVFLGVCDKIVPGLVIAALSFGHLPAVFVPAGPMTSGLPNDEKARIRQLYAEGKIGRDELLEAESKSYHGPGTCTFYGTANSNQMLMEIMGLHLPGASFINPNTPLRDALTAEAAKRALAITALGNAYTPVGEMIDERAVVNGVVGLHATGGSTNHTLHLVAMAAAAGIKLTWDDIADLSEVVPLLCRIYPNGLADVNRFHAAGGMGFLIAELLDGGLLHGDVATVWGQGLESYRQEPKLTHDGSVVWEPAASKSHDEEVLAPLGQAFSASGGLKMLDGNLGRAVIKVSAVAPERHVIEAPAVVFQSQDDLMAAFKAGQLEKDFVAVVRFQGPRAIGMPELHKLTPPLGVLQDRGFKVALVTDGRMSGASGKVPAAIHVTPEAAAGGPIAKLRDGDMVRLDAVAGTLTALVPEEVWSAREEAQADLSASQAGLGRELFASFRAAAGPADQGAHVFGGADVFGGGS; encoded by the coding sequence ATGACCCTGCATGACCGCGTGGCCGAGGTGACGGAGCGCCTGCGCGCGCGCAGCCACGGCAGCCGCCAGGCCTATCTGGAGCGGATCCGCGCTGCCGGGGAGAGCGGCCCGCGGCGGAGCACGCTATCCTGCGGCAACCTGGCCCACGGCTTCGCCGCCTGCGGCCTCGCCGACAAGGCCGCCCTCAAGGGCGATGTGGTGCCGAACCTCGCCATCATCACCGCCTACAACGACATGCTCTCGGCTCACCAGCCCTTCGAGCGCTTTCCGGAACTGATCAAGCAGGCGGCGCGCGACGCCGGCGGCGTGGCGCAGCTGGCCGGCGGCGTGCCGGCCATGTGCGATGGCGTGACGCAAGGCCAGCCGGGCATGGAATTGTCGCTCTTTTCACGCGACGTCATCGCGATGGCCGCGGCGGTGGGGCTGTCCCACAACATGTTCGATGCCGCGGTCTTCCTCGGCGTCTGCGACAAGATCGTGCCGGGCCTGGTGATCGCGGCGCTGTCCTTCGGGCACCTGCCGGCGGTCTTCGTGCCGGCTGGCCCCATGACCTCGGGACTGCCCAATGACGAGAAGGCGCGCATCCGCCAGCTCTACGCCGAGGGCAAGATCGGCCGCGACGAGCTGCTGGAGGCGGAGTCCAAGTCCTACCACGGTCCGGGCACCTGCACTTTCTACGGCACTGCCAACTCCAATCAGATGCTGATGGAGATCATGGGCCTGCATCTGCCGGGTGCTTCCTTTATCAACCCCAACACGCCGCTGCGCGACGCTCTGACGGCGGAGGCGGCCAAGCGGGCGCTGGCCATCACGGCGCTGGGCAACGCCTATACGCCGGTCGGCGAAATGATCGACGAGCGCGCGGTGGTCAACGGCGTGGTCGGCCTGCACGCCACCGGCGGCTCCACCAACCACACTTTGCACCTGGTGGCCATGGCCGCGGCGGCGGGCATCAAGCTTACCTGGGACGACATCGCCGACCTGTCCGAGGTGGTGCCGCTGCTGTGCCGCATCTATCCCAACGGCCTGGCCGACGTGAACCGCTTCCACGCTGCCGGCGGCATGGGCTTTCTGATCGCGGAACTGCTCGACGGCGGTCTGCTGCATGGTGACGTCGCCACGGTCTGGGGGCAGGGGCTCGAGTCCTACCGCCAGGAGCCGAAGCTGACCCATGACGGCTCGGTGGTCTGGGAGCCGGCGGCCAGCAAGAGCCACGACGAAGAGGTGCTGGCGCCACTGGGGCAGGCTTTCTCGGCCAGCGGCGGCCTCAAGATGCTGGACGGCAACCTGGGCCGCGCGGTGATCAAGGTCTCGGCGGTGGCGCCGGAGCGCCACGTCATCGAGGCGCCGGCGGTGGTCTTCCAATCCCAGGACGACCTCATGGCGGCCTTCAAGGCCGGCCAATTGGAGAAGGATTTCGTCGCTGTGGTGCGCTTCCAGGGGCCCAGGGCCATCGGCATGCCGGAACTGCACAAGCTGACGCCGCCGCTGGGCGTGCTGCAGGACCGCGGTTTCAAGGTGGCGCTGGTGACCGACGGGCGCATGTCCGGCGCCTCCGGCAAGGTGCCGGCCGCCATCCATGTGACGCCGGAGGCCGCCGCGGGCGGCCCCATAGCCAAGCTGCGCGACGGTGATATGGTACGTCTCGATGCGGTGGCGGGGACCTTGACGGCGCTGGTTCCGGAGGAGGTCTGGTCGGCGCGTGAGGAAGCCCAAGCCGATCTTTCGGCCAGCCAAGCTGGCCTTGGGCGCGAACTTTTTGCATCCTTCAGGGCGGCGGCGGGGCCCGCCGACCAAGGCGCTCATGTTTTTGGGGGCGCGGACGTTTTCGGAGGGGGATCGTGA
- a CDS encoding iron-containing alcohol dehydrogenase has product MTVTPTPFSLNAVPEIHFSAGRSRRLADDVQAVAPGAGKVLLVADGALVELGSAAPMVRNLEESGATVGLYADIAGEPKAAQIDAAAEAARRLGAGAVVALGGGSALDIGKVAAAIAPAGKDAMHYALAAQPLPAGGLPAICLPTTAGTGSELSATNIFSGPAGKKLWIWGQETKPRRVILDPELTLSLPPQLTAWTGLDAFVHALEACTNRHANPGNSPTCHKALALIAGALETAVRRPGDLAARGDMLLGSAFAGIGIDNCGTAVAHNISHALAGLAPIHHGLATALGLEITLAWSAAEDDGCFAAAARACGLTSAEDLPGWYSGLMTRCGVARRLPEAFRSFDAAALAAEMRAAENQPMRLASAREVTEADIDRFAGAMMALA; this is encoded by the coding sequence ATGACCGTGACTCCCACTCCCTTCTCCCTCAACGCCGTGCCGGAAATCCATTTCAGCGCCGGCCGCAGCCGCCGCCTGGCTGACGACGTACAGGCCGTCGCCCCCGGCGCTGGGAAGGTTCTGCTCGTAGCCGACGGGGCCCTGGTGGAGCTCGGGTCAGCCGCGCCAATGGTGCGGAACCTGGAGGAGAGCGGCGCGACAGTCGGGCTCTATGCGGACATCGCCGGCGAGCCCAAGGCGGCGCAGATCGACGCCGCCGCAGAAGCGGCCCGCCGCCTGGGCGCCGGCGCGGTGGTCGCCCTGGGCGGCGGCTCGGCCCTCGACATCGGCAAGGTTGCGGCCGCCATCGCGCCCGCAGGGAAAGACGCCATGCACTATGCTCTGGCCGCCCAGCCGCTGCCCGCCGGGGGCCTGCCGGCGATCTGCCTGCCGACCACCGCCGGCACCGGCTCGGAGCTTTCGGCCACCAACATCTTCAGCGGCCCCGCGGGCAAGAAGCTGTGGATCTGGGGCCAGGAAACCAAACCCCGGCGCGTCATCCTGGACCCGGAGCTGACCCTCTCCCTGCCGCCGCAGCTCACCGCCTGGACCGGGCTCGACGCCTTCGTCCACGCCCTTGAGGCCTGCACCAACCGCCACGCCAACCCGGGCAACAGCCCGACCTGCCACAAGGCGCTGGCGCTGATCGCCGGGGCGCTGGAAACGGCGGTGAGGCGTCCCGGCGACCTGGCGGCGCGCGGCGACATGCTGCTCGGCTCGGCCTTCGCCGGGATCGGCATCGACAACTGCGGCACCGCCGTCGCTCACAACATCTCCCATGCCCTGGCCGGCCTGGCGCCGATCCACCACGGCCTGGCCACCGCCCTGGGCCTGGAAATCACCCTCGCCTGGTCCGCCGCGGAAGATGACGGCTGTTTCGCCGCCGCGGCGCGGGCCTGCGGCCTGACGAGCGCGGAAGACCTGCCCGGCTGGTACAGCGGCCTCATGACCCGCTGCGGCGTCGCGCGCCGCCTGCCCGAGGCCTTCCGAAGCTTCGACGCCGCAGCCCTGGCCGCCGAGATGCGGGCCGCGGAGAACCAGCCTATGCGCCTGGCCAGCGCCCGCGAGGTCACGGAAGCCGACATCGACCGCTTTGCCGGCGCTATGATGGCCCTCGCCTAG
- the pgi gene encoding glucose-6-phosphate isomerase, translating to MTAAVAKAFEDLRAHHWEMKGRRLRDLFAEDPERFTRFSLQLDDLLLDYSKNLVLPETMEKLLTLARAADIEGAREAMFDGERINSTEGRAVLHTALRNRSERPVLLDGHDVMGDVREVLAAMGDFAEAIRDGAAGGTTGERFTDVVNIGIGGSDLGPSMVTRALSPYGRPELRCHFISNVDGAHLSDTLRGLDPRQTLFLVASKTFTTQETMTNARSARAWLVEALGEAAVADHFAAVSTNLEAVAEFGISENRIFGFWDWVGGRYSVWSAIGLPVMISIGPARFGEFLKGAFEMDEHFRSAPLAANLPVVLALLGVWYRNVWGFASHAVLPYDQRLERFAAYLQQLDMESNGKGVSLTGHPVAEATGPLVWGEPGTNGQHAFYQLLHQGSDVIPCDFLLAAEPQEQLGDHHALLVSNCLAQSEALLRGKTAEEAREELAAAGLDAAHVEALVPHKVFPGNRPSNTLLYRKLCPRTLGRLIALYEHKVFVQGRIWGINSFDQWGVELGKRLAGELLPMVKGEAAADGRDGSTIGLLKTLAKLRAG from the coding sequence ATGACAGCAGCGGTCGCGAAAGCCTTCGAGGATCTGCGGGCCCATCACTGGGAGATGAAGGGCCGGCGGCTGCGCGACCTCTTCGCCGAGGACCCGGAGCGGTTTACGCGCTTCTCGCTGCAGCTCGACGATCTGCTGCTCGATTATTCCAAGAACCTCGTCCTGCCCGAGACCATGGAGAAGCTTTTGACCCTGGCGCGGGCCGCCGATATCGAGGGCGCGCGCGAGGCCATGTTCGACGGCGAGAGGATCAACAGCACCGAGGGGCGGGCGGTCCTGCACACGGCGCTGCGCAACCGCTCCGAACGCCCCGTGCTGCTCGACGGTCACGACGTCATGGGCGATGTGCGCGAAGTTCTTGCGGCGATGGGCGACTTTGCCGAGGCGATCCGTGACGGCGCCGCCGGCGGGACCACGGGCGAGCGTTTCACCGATGTGGTGAACATCGGCATTGGCGGCTCCGACCTGGGGCCGTCCATGGTGACCCGGGCACTGTCGCCCTATGGACGGCCCGAACTGCGCTGCCACTTCATCTCCAACGTCGACGGTGCGCACCTGAGCGACACCCTGCGGGGGCTCGACCCGCGGCAGACGCTGTTCCTCGTTGCCTCCAAGACCTTCACGACCCAGGAGACCATGACCAACGCCCGCTCGGCGCGGGCCTGGCTGGTCGAAGCCCTGGGGGAGGCGGCGGTGGCCGATCACTTCGCCGCCGTTTCCACCAACCTGGAAGCGGTGGCCGAGTTCGGGATATCGGAAAACCGCATCTTCGGGTTTTGGGATTGGGTCGGCGGACGCTACTCGGTGTGGTCGGCCATCGGCCTGCCGGTGATGATCTCCATCGGCCCGGCGCGCTTCGGTGAGTTCCTGAAGGGCGCTTTCGAAATGGACGAGCACTTCCGCTCGGCCCCTTTGGCCGCCAACCTGCCGGTGGTGCTGGCGCTGCTCGGCGTCTGGTACCGCAACGTCTGGGGTTTCGCTTCCCACGCCGTGTTGCCGTACGACCAGCGCCTGGAGCGCTTCGCCGCCTACCTGCAGCAGCTCGATATGGAATCCAACGGCAAGGGCGTGAGCCTGACCGGCCATCCGGTGGCCGAGGCGACCGGCCCTCTGGTCTGGGGCGAGCCGGGCACCAACGGTCAGCACGCCTTCTATCAACTGCTGCATCAGGGCAGCGACGTCATCCCTTGCGATTTTCTCTTGGCCGCCGAACCGCAGGAGCAATTGGGCGATCACCATGCACTGCTGGTTTCCAACTGCCTGGCGCAGTCCGAGGCGCTGCTGCGCGGCAAGACCGCCGAGGAGGCGCGCGAGGAGCTGGCGGCCGCAGGCCTGGACGCGGCCCACGTCGAGGCCTTGGTGCCGCACAAGGTCTTCCCCGGCAACCGGCCGTCCAACACCCTGCTGTACCGCAAGCTCTGCCCGCGCACCCTGGGCCGGCTCATTGCCCTCTACGAACACAAGGTCTTCGTTCAGGGCCGCATCTGGGGGATCAACTCCTTTGACCAGTGGGGCGTGGAGCTGGGCAAACGCTTGGCGGGCGAGTTGCTGCCGATGGTGAAGGGGGAAGCCGCCGCCGACGGCCGGGACGGCTCGACCATCGGCCTCCTGAAGACCTTGGCGAAGCTGCGCGCTGGCTAG